A window from uncultured Desulfobacter sp. encodes these proteins:
- a CDS encoding HypC/HybG/HupF family hydrogenase formation chaperone yields the protein MCLAVPSKIIEINDALAKVEVDGVVREASLMLLEDAGIGDYVIIHAGFAISKVDEEAALQTIADMRKILELGGGQA from the coding sequence ATGTGTTTAGCTGTACCTTCAAAAATTATTGAAATCAACGATGCCCTGGCAAAGGTGGAAGTGGACGGAGTGGTCCGGGAGGCCAGTCTGATGCTCCTCGAAGATGCCGGGATTGGGGATTATGTTATTATCCATGCCGGATTTGCCATTTCAAAGGTGGATGAAGAAGCGGCCTTGCAAACCATTGCAGACATGCGCAAGATACTTGAACTGGGTGGCGGCCAGGCCTGA
- the hypF gene encoding carbamoyltransferase HypF — protein MGSSGLSAKKVSISGVVQGVGFRPFLFGLAHRHHLCGHVSNTASGVALFVQGAPADMDAFLLDIPEKKPPLSQISQIVATNTPPLDLTDFTIVKSRAARIRSALISPDVGVCPDCLKEMQDPADRRFEYPFINCTNCGPRYTIIQDIPYDRPKTSMKSFTMCPDCLKEYEDPLNRRFHAQPNACPVCGPQVFLTDNTGKRVDGNDPVQAIVIAARMLGQGKIVAVKGLGGFHLAVDAANSAAVDLLRHRKNRPHKPFALMAAWDSPLFDHVHMGSAEKELLLSYHRPIVLLKKKDPAQSEGMGLAENLAPGNLCLGIMLPYTPLHYLLLDKGPDILIMTSGNRSGEPLSIDNADALDAFSHIADYFLLHDRDIYFRADDSIARIQQEKLRFLRRSRGYAPLPVDITPPKDEKLANILGCGAGMKSTICLTRDRYAFLSPHIGDLESIQVRNFYQETITHMQKILDIRPGCVAHDLHPGYFSTQFAKKLGEQGLPLIGVQHHHAHALSCMAENNLDGEVLALTLDGTGLGTDGHIWGGEVLTCTYAGFERRAHLNYLPMPGGDAAVTSPWRMAVALLYKVFGSEIMELDIPFVRSLDKSKLAFLIQMMDRQINSPLTSSTGRLFDAVSALLMICHEISYDSQAAIALEAAADPNVSANTAYAFDITPGDDGCRIISIASGVRQMVEDLRKGVPLGKIAARFHLTLSCMMAEAVAKVSQETGLDRVVLSGGVFNNDTIFSQISHMLKAKGLKAYTHSIVPCGDGGIALGQAMAAAALQQPTKAKG, from the coding sequence ATGGGTTCTTCGGGTCTGTCGGCAAAAAAGGTTAGTATATCAGGGGTGGTCCAGGGTGTTGGATTCCGCCCTTTTTTATTTGGGTTGGCCCATCGGCATCATCTTTGCGGCCATGTCTCCAATACCGCTTCGGGTGTGGCGCTTTTCGTCCAGGGGGCACCAGCGGATATGGATGCGTTTCTCCTGGACATTCCTGAAAAAAAACCGCCGTTGTCACAAATTTCACAGATTGTTGCAACAAATACGCCCCCTTTGGATCTGACGGATTTTACGATCGTTAAAAGCCGGGCGGCCCGGATCCGATCCGCCTTGATATCCCCGGATGTCGGGGTGTGTCCCGATTGCCTCAAAGAGATGCAGGACCCGGCGGATCGCCGGTTTGAATATCCCTTTATTAATTGCACCAATTGCGGGCCAAGATACACCATTATCCAGGATATTCCCTATGACCGGCCCAAAACATCCATGAAATCCTTTACCATGTGCCCGGACTGCCTCAAGGAGTATGAAGACCCGTTAAACCGGCGATTTCATGCCCAGCCCAATGCCTGCCCGGTTTGCGGCCCCCAGGTGTTTTTGACGGATAATACGGGCAAACGGGTGGACGGCAATGATCCGGTCCAGGCCATAGTTATTGCGGCCCGAATGCTCGGGCAGGGAAAAATCGTTGCGGTCAAGGGGCTTGGCGGGTTTCACCTGGCTGTGGATGCGGCCAATTCAGCAGCGGTGGATCTGCTGCGGCACAGAAAAAACCGACCGCATAAACCCTTTGCCCTGATGGCGGCCTGGGATTCACCCCTGTTTGACCATGTTCACATGGGTTCCGCTGAAAAAGAGCTGCTTTTATCCTATCACCGGCCCATTGTATTGTTGAAAAAAAAGGATCCTGCCCAATCTGAAGGCATGGGACTGGCCGAGAATCTGGCACCGGGCAATCTGTGTCTGGGCATCATGCTGCCCTACACGCCGTTGCACTATCTGCTCTTGGACAAAGGCCCTGATATCCTGATCATGACTTCGGGAAACCGGTCCGGCGAACCGCTGTCCATTGACAATGCCGACGCCCTGGATGCCTTTTCCCATATTGCCGATTATTTTCTGCTCCACGACAGGGATATCTACTTCAGAGCCGATGACTCCATTGCCAGAATCCAGCAGGAAAAATTGCGGTTTCTGCGCCGGTCCAGGGGGTATGCCCCACTGCCTGTGGATATCACCCCGCCGAAAGATGAAAAACTTGCCAACATCCTTGGCTGCGGTGCCGGTATGAAATCAACCATCTGTTTGACCCGGGATAGGTACGCCTTTTTAAGCCCCCACATCGGAGATCTTGAATCAATTCAGGTCCGGAATTTTTACCAAGAAACCATCACCCATATGCAGAAAATCCTGGATATCCGGCCGGGGTGTGTGGCCCACGACCTTCACCCGGGATATTTTTCCACACAGTTTGCAAAAAAGCTTGGAGAGCAAGGACTGCCCCTCATAGGGGTCCAGCACCACCATGCCCACGCCCTGTCGTGTATGGCGGAAAATAACCTGGACGGCGAGGTGCTTGCCCTGACGTTGGACGGTACCGGCCTGGGTACGGACGGCCATATCTGGGGAGGTGAAGTTCTGACCTGTACCTATGCGGGGTTTGAACGCCGGGCCCATCTGAACTACCTGCCTATGCCGGGCGGGGATGCGGCGGTGACGTCGCCCTGGCGCATGGCGGTTGCCCTGTTATACAAGGTATTCGGATCAGAAATCATGGAACTGGATATCCCCTTTGTCCGATCTCTGGACAAATCCAAGCTTGCATTTTTGATTCAGATGATGGACCGGCAGATAAACAGCCCGTTGACATCCAGCACAGGCCGTCTGTTTGATGCTGTGTCCGCCTTGTTAATGATCTGCCATGAAATTTCCTACGACAGCCAGGCCGCCATAGCCCTGGAAGCGGCGGCAGATCCAAACGTATCGGCAAACACGGCTTACGCATTTGACATCACACCAGGGGATGACGGTTGCCGGATTATAAGCATCGCTTCCGGGGTGAGACAGATGGTGGAGGACCTCAGAAAAGGCGTACCCCTGGGCAAAATTGCAGCCCGGTTTCATCTGACACTATCTTGTATGATGGCGGAGGCCGTCGCAAAGGTCAGTCAGGAAACCGGCCTTGACCGCGTTGTGCTTTCCGGCGGGGTATTTAATAATGATACGATTTTCTCCCAGATCAGTCACATGCTTAAAGCAAAGGGCTTAAAGGCCTATACCCACAGCATTGTTCCCTGCGGGGACGGAGGTATTGCCCTGGGTCAGGCCATGGCGGCGGCTGCCTTGCAACAACCAACAAAAGCCAAGGGGTGA
- the hypD gene encoding hydrogenase formation protein HypD — MSLTYNQEFKDPEISKALVARIREESTRPLRLMEVCGTHTMAIFRYGIRSVLPDTITLLSGPGCPVCVTAQKDIDAYVMLARRPDVILTTFGDLMKVPGSGASLSAEKAKGADVRMVYSIFDALAVAKENPDKEVVFCAVGFETTIPTIAGAVLTAKAQGLKNFSIYTANKLTPPALAALMETDGVEIDGFILPGHVSVITGLGAFAPTFEKYRIPAVVTGFEPVDILKAVLKLVEQNESNKPELVNAYPRAVADAGNPKAREIMDQVFKKADAIWRGIGNIPDSGMVLKESFDEFDAAKKFDMSVPDTPEPAGCDCGRILMGLKRPDQCRLYKKACAPMHPVGPCMVSSEGACAAFYKYS, encoded by the coding sequence ATGAGTTTGACATATAATCAGGAATTTAAAGATCCTGAAATTTCAAAGGCCCTGGTGGCCCGGATTCGTGAAGAAAGCACCCGACCGTTGCGGTTAATGGAGGTGTGCGGCACCCATACCATGGCCATTTTTCGTTACGGCATTCGGTCTGTGTTGCCCGACACCATCACCCTTTTGTCAGGACCGGGGTGTCCGGTGTGCGTGACGGCTCAAAAGGATATTGACGCCTATGTAATGCTGGCACGCAGGCCGGATGTAATTTTGACCACCTTTGGCGATTTGATGAAGGTGCCGGGGTCCGGCGCCAGCTTGTCTGCGGAAAAGGCCAAAGGGGCCGATGTTCGTATGGTATATTCCATTTTCGATGCCCTGGCAGTTGCCAAGGAAAACCCGGATAAAGAGGTGGTGTTTTGCGCAGTGGGATTTGAGACCACCATCCCCACCATTGCCGGGGCGGTGTTAACGGCCAAGGCTCAAGGATTGAAGAATTTCAGCATTTATACGGCAAACAAACTAACGCCGCCTGCGTTGGCCGCGCTCATGGAAACCGATGGCGTGGAGATCGACGGATTTATTCTGCCCGGTCACGTATCAGTCATCACAGGACTCGGCGCCTTTGCCCCGACCTTTGAAAAATACCGGATTCCGGCGGTGGTTACAGGATTTGAGCCCGTGGACATTCTCAAGGCGGTGCTTAAACTGGTCGAACAGAATGAATCAAATAAGCCTGAACTGGTTAACGCCTATCCCCGTGCCGTGGCAGATGCCGGCAACCCCAAAGCCCGGGAAATCATGGATCAGGTGTTTAAAAAGGCCGATGCCATCTGGCGGGGGATTGGCAATATTCCCGATTCAGGCATGGTGCTCAAAGAATCGTTCGATGAATTTGACGCGGCCAAAAAATTTGACATGTCGGTTCCGGATACCCCCGAGCCTGCCGGATGCGACTGCGGCCGCATTTTAATGGGACTCAAGCGCCCGGACCAGTGCCGACTATACAAAAAAGCCTGCGCCCCCATGCATCCGGTGGGTCCCTGCATGGTTTCCAGCGAAGGGGCCTGCGCCGCTTTCTATAAATATAGCTGA